Proteins co-encoded in one Neodiprion lecontei isolate iyNeoLeco1 chromosome 3, iyNeoLeco1.1, whole genome shotgun sequence genomic window:
- the LOC107224659 gene encoding tropomodulin isoform X7 → MSTSASTKTTTMTTAAKLYGKDLSEYDDVDVDDLLSQLSPEEINILAKEVDPDDSFMPPSQRCSYECDKDPTGPLNRKKLIDHINKQALETPDIPELKPYVPGTVRGKKWIPPPQDNQKEKEADEQIAIDLGDEYEQALSAASQEEIIDLAAILGFHSMMNQDQYHASLLNSGQPVGLGWDGITKASQPKVFPMEPPNNTDVDATIKQVHDDDHMLADLNWNNIKNISDEKFIQLFEALEINTHLEALSLTNVGLTDKTALRLADAIEKNSTLRVLNVETNFISPSVIVRLIKALLKTKSIEEFRCSNQRSQVLGNKIEMEITQLVEQNPMLLRLGLHLEFNDARHRVAAHLQRNIDRICRVEYWEHATMVAIGSGYYTYTILPADFLKKRKQNLALAERNDTAVPGRGSDILVR, encoded by the exons ATGAGC ACGTCCGCGTCGACAAAAACAACCACCATGACAACGGCAGCTAAGCTGTACGGCAAAGACCTCAGCGAATATGACGATGTGGATGTGGACGATCTGCTGTCACAGCTTTCGCCCGAGGAAATAAACATACTTGCAAAGGAAGTCGATCCAGAT GATAGTTTCATGCCTCCGTCGCAACGTTGCAGTTATGAATGTGATAAAGATCCAACAGGGCCGTTAAACCGCAAGAAGCTCATCGATCACATCAACAAACAGGCTTTAGAGACACCTGATATCCCAGAGTTGAAGCCATATGTGCCCGGAACTGTTCGTGGGAAGAAA TGGATTCCACCACCGCAAGATaatcaaaaagaaaaggaagcaGATGAACAAATTGCAATAGATCTTGGAGATGAATATGAACAGGCTCTTTCCGCCGCATCTCAAGAAGAGATCATCGATCTCGCTG cCATCCTCGGTTTTCACTCGATGATGAACCAGGACCAGTACCATGCCTCCCTACTAAACTCTGGCCAACCTGTCGGACTGGGGTGGGACGGTATTACGAAGGCAAGCCAACCCAAAGTATTTCCCATGGAACCTCCAAACAACACAGACGTTGATGCAACGATTAAACAAGTTCACGACGATGATCACATGTTGGCGGATCTGAATTGGAATAATATTAAG AACATCTCAGACGAAAAGTTCATTCAGTTGTTCGAAGCATTGGAGATCAACACACACCTCGAAGCCTTGAGTTTGACAAACGTCGGGCTAACCGACAAGACTGCACTCAGATTAGCTGACGCCATCGAAAAGAATTCGACCCTCAGAGTACTCAA tgttgaaacaaatttcatcAGTCCGTCTGTGATAGTAAGGCTCATCAAGGCTCTTCTTAAAACAAAATCCATCGAAGAGTTCAGATGCTCAAACCAG AGATCACAAGTACTGGGCAACAAAATTGAGATGGAAATAACGCAGTTGGTTGAGCAGAATCCGATGCTCCTCCGGCTCGGTCTTCACCTTGAATTTAATGATGCCAGGCACAGAGTCGCCGCTCACCTACAGCGCAACATTGATAGGA TTTGTCGTGTCGAATACTGGGAACACGCTACGATGGTAGCAATTGGCTCAGGTTATTACACATACACCATTCTTCCGGCTGACTTCCTTAAGAAACGAAAACAGAACTTGGCGCTTGCAGAGCGCAATGA TACGGCAGTCCCGGGTCGGGGCAGCGACATCCTAGTGCGATGA
- the LOC107224659 gene encoding tropomodulin isoform X2 encodes MATTEVFQDWDSPHENLSSKTTRMSTTRTTTKTTTRRETSASTKTTTMTTAAKLYGKDLSEYDDVDVDDLLSQLSPEEINILAKEVDPDDSFMPPSQRCSYECDKDPTGPLNRKKLIDHINKQALETPDIPELKPYVPGTVRGKKWIPPPQDNQKEKEADEQIAIDLGDEYEQALSAASQEEIIDLAAILGFHSMMNQDQYHASLLNSGQPVGLGWDGITKASQPKVFPMEPPNNTDVDATIKQVHDDDHMLADLNWNNIKNISDEKFIQLFEALEINTHLEALSLTNVGLTDKTALRLADAIEKNSTLRVLNVETNFISPSVIVRLIKALLKTKSIEEFRCSNQRSQVLGNKIEMEITQLVEQNPMLLRLGLHLEFNDARHRVAAHLQRNIDRICRVEYWEHATMVAIGSGYYTYTILPADFLKKRKQNLALAERNDTAVPGRGSDILVR; translated from the exons ACGTCCGCGTCGACAAAAACAACCACCATGACAACGGCAGCTAAGCTGTACGGCAAAGACCTCAGCGAATATGACGATGTGGATGTGGACGATCTGCTGTCACAGCTTTCGCCCGAGGAAATAAACATACTTGCAAAGGAAGTCGATCCAGAT GATAGTTTCATGCCTCCGTCGCAACGTTGCAGTTATGAATGTGATAAAGATCCAACAGGGCCGTTAAACCGCAAGAAGCTCATCGATCACATCAACAAACAGGCTTTAGAGACACCTGATATCCCAGAGTTGAAGCCATATGTGCCCGGAACTGTTCGTGGGAAGAAA TGGATTCCACCACCGCAAGATaatcaaaaagaaaaggaagcaGATGAACAAATTGCAATAGATCTTGGAGATGAATATGAACAGGCTCTTTCCGCCGCATCTCAAGAAGAGATCATCGATCTCGCTG cCATCCTCGGTTTTCACTCGATGATGAACCAGGACCAGTACCATGCCTCCCTACTAAACTCTGGCCAACCTGTCGGACTGGGGTGGGACGGTATTACGAAGGCAAGCCAACCCAAAGTATTTCCCATGGAACCTCCAAACAACACAGACGTTGATGCAACGATTAAACAAGTTCACGACGATGATCACATGTTGGCGGATCTGAATTGGAATAATATTAAG AACATCTCAGACGAAAAGTTCATTCAGTTGTTCGAAGCATTGGAGATCAACACACACCTCGAAGCCTTGAGTTTGACAAACGTCGGGCTAACCGACAAGACTGCACTCAGATTAGCTGACGCCATCGAAAAGAATTCGACCCTCAGAGTACTCAA tgttgaaacaaatttcatcAGTCCGTCTGTGATAGTAAGGCTCATCAAGGCTCTTCTTAAAACAAAATCCATCGAAGAGTTCAGATGCTCAAACCAG AGATCACAAGTACTGGGCAACAAAATTGAGATGGAAATAACGCAGTTGGTTGAGCAGAATCCGATGCTCCTCCGGCTCGGTCTTCACCTTGAATTTAATGATGCCAGGCACAGAGTCGCCGCTCACCTACAGCGCAACATTGATAGGA TTTGTCGTGTCGAATACTGGGAACACGCTACGATGGTAGCAATTGGCTCAGGTTATTACACATACACCATTCTTCCGGCTGACTTCCTTAAGAAACGAAAACAGAACTTGGCGCTTGCAGAGCGCAATGA TACGGCAGTCCCGGGTCGGGGCAGCGACATCCTAGTGCGATGA
- the LOC107224659 gene encoding tropomodulin isoform X8 has translation MTTAAKLYGKDLSEYDDVDVDDLLSQLSPEEINILAKEVDPDDSFMPPSQRCSYECDKDPTGPLNRKKLIDHINKQALETPDIPELKPYVPGTVRGKKWIPPPQDNQKEKEADEQIAIDLGDEYEQALSAASQEEIIDLAAILGFHSMMNQDQYHASLLNSGQPVGLGWDGITKASQPKVFPMEPPNNTDVDATIKQVHDDDHMLADLNWNNIKNISDEKFIQLFEALEINTHLEALSLTNVGLTDKTALRLADAIEKNSTLRVLNVETNFISPSVIVRLIKALLKTKSIEEFRCSNQRSQVLGNKIEMEITQLVEQNPMLLRLGLHLEFNDARHRVAAHLQRNIDRICRVEYWEHATMVAIGSGYYTYTILPADFLKKRKQNLALAERNDTAVPGRGSDILVR, from the exons ATGACAACGGCAGCTAAGCTGTACGGCAAAGACCTCAGCGAATATGACGATGTGGATGTGGACGATCTGCTGTCACAGCTTTCGCCCGAGGAAATAAACATACTTGCAAAGGAAGTCGATCCAGAT GATAGTTTCATGCCTCCGTCGCAACGTTGCAGTTATGAATGTGATAAAGATCCAACAGGGCCGTTAAACCGCAAGAAGCTCATCGATCACATCAACAAACAGGCTTTAGAGACACCTGATATCCCAGAGTTGAAGCCATATGTGCCCGGAACTGTTCGTGGGAAGAAA TGGATTCCACCACCGCAAGATaatcaaaaagaaaaggaagcaGATGAACAAATTGCAATAGATCTTGGAGATGAATATGAACAGGCTCTTTCCGCCGCATCTCAAGAAGAGATCATCGATCTCGCTG cCATCCTCGGTTTTCACTCGATGATGAACCAGGACCAGTACCATGCCTCCCTACTAAACTCTGGCCAACCTGTCGGACTGGGGTGGGACGGTATTACGAAGGCAAGCCAACCCAAAGTATTTCCCATGGAACCTCCAAACAACACAGACGTTGATGCAACGATTAAACAAGTTCACGACGATGATCACATGTTGGCGGATCTGAATTGGAATAATATTAAG AACATCTCAGACGAAAAGTTCATTCAGTTGTTCGAAGCATTGGAGATCAACACACACCTCGAAGCCTTGAGTTTGACAAACGTCGGGCTAACCGACAAGACTGCACTCAGATTAGCTGACGCCATCGAAAAGAATTCGACCCTCAGAGTACTCAA tgttgaaacaaatttcatcAGTCCGTCTGTGATAGTAAGGCTCATCAAGGCTCTTCTTAAAACAAAATCCATCGAAGAGTTCAGATGCTCAAACCAG AGATCACAAGTACTGGGCAACAAAATTGAGATGGAAATAACGCAGTTGGTTGAGCAGAATCCGATGCTCCTCCGGCTCGGTCTTCACCTTGAATTTAATGATGCCAGGCACAGAGTCGCCGCTCACCTACAGCGCAACATTGATAGGA TTTGTCGTGTCGAATACTGGGAACACGCTACGATGGTAGCAATTGGCTCAGGTTATTACACATACACCATTCTTCCGGCTGACTTCCTTAAGAAACGAAAACAGAACTTGGCGCTTGCAGAGCGCAATGA TACGGCAGTCCCGGGTCGGGGCAGCGACATCCTAGTGCGATGA
- the LOC107224659 gene encoding tropomodulin isoform X5 yields MEKRFNEKWTSASTKTTTMTTAAKLYGKDLSEYDDVDVDDLLSQLSPEEINILAKEVDPDDSFMPPSQRCSYECDKDPTGPLNRKKLIDHINKQALETPDIPELKPYVPGTVRGKKWIPPPQDNQKEKEADEQIAIDLGDEYEQALSAASQEEIIDLAAILGFHSMMNQDQYHASLLNSGQPVGLGWDGITKASQPKVFPMEPPNNTDVDATIKQVHDDDHMLADLNWNNIKNISDEKFIQLFEALEINTHLEALSLTNVGLTDKTALRLADAIEKNSTLRVLNVETNFISPSVIVRLIKALLKTKSIEEFRCSNQRSQVLGNKIEMEITQLVEQNPMLLRLGLHLEFNDARHRVAAHLQRNIDRICRVEYWEHATMVAIGSGYYTYTILPADFLKKRKQNLALAERNDTAVPGRGSDILVR; encoded by the exons ATGGAAAAGCGGTTTAACGAAAAATGG ACGTCCGCGTCGACAAAAACAACCACCATGACAACGGCAGCTAAGCTGTACGGCAAAGACCTCAGCGAATATGACGATGTGGATGTGGACGATCTGCTGTCACAGCTTTCGCCCGAGGAAATAAACATACTTGCAAAGGAAGTCGATCCAGAT GATAGTTTCATGCCTCCGTCGCAACGTTGCAGTTATGAATGTGATAAAGATCCAACAGGGCCGTTAAACCGCAAGAAGCTCATCGATCACATCAACAAACAGGCTTTAGAGACACCTGATATCCCAGAGTTGAAGCCATATGTGCCCGGAACTGTTCGTGGGAAGAAA TGGATTCCACCACCGCAAGATaatcaaaaagaaaaggaagcaGATGAACAAATTGCAATAGATCTTGGAGATGAATATGAACAGGCTCTTTCCGCCGCATCTCAAGAAGAGATCATCGATCTCGCTG cCATCCTCGGTTTTCACTCGATGATGAACCAGGACCAGTACCATGCCTCCCTACTAAACTCTGGCCAACCTGTCGGACTGGGGTGGGACGGTATTACGAAGGCAAGCCAACCCAAAGTATTTCCCATGGAACCTCCAAACAACACAGACGTTGATGCAACGATTAAACAAGTTCACGACGATGATCACATGTTGGCGGATCTGAATTGGAATAATATTAAG AACATCTCAGACGAAAAGTTCATTCAGTTGTTCGAAGCATTGGAGATCAACACACACCTCGAAGCCTTGAGTTTGACAAACGTCGGGCTAACCGACAAGACTGCACTCAGATTAGCTGACGCCATCGAAAAGAATTCGACCCTCAGAGTACTCAA tgttgaaacaaatttcatcAGTCCGTCTGTGATAGTAAGGCTCATCAAGGCTCTTCTTAAAACAAAATCCATCGAAGAGTTCAGATGCTCAAACCAG AGATCACAAGTACTGGGCAACAAAATTGAGATGGAAATAACGCAGTTGGTTGAGCAGAATCCGATGCTCCTCCGGCTCGGTCTTCACCTTGAATTTAATGATGCCAGGCACAGAGTCGCCGCTCACCTACAGCGCAACATTGATAGGA TTTGTCGTGTCGAATACTGGGAACACGCTACGATGGTAGCAATTGGCTCAGGTTATTACACATACACCATTCTTCCGGCTGACTTCCTTAAGAAACGAAAACAGAACTTGGCGCTTGCAGAGCGCAATGA TACGGCAGTCCCGGGTCGGGGCAGCGACATCCTAGTGCGATGA